The Blastocatellia bacterium genome includes a window with the following:
- a CDS encoding DsrE family protein → MAKYLLIESRDPFESNDVGYFYDLAEALVREGNEVTLFLVQNGVLAARPSARSDMIARLASAGVTVLADDFSLRERGIRTDRLVAGVQPAPIDVVIDRLAEGCKALWH, encoded by the coding sequence ATGGCGAAATATCTTTTGATTGAGTCGCGTGATCCCTTTGAGTCCAATGATGTCGGTTATTTCTACGATTTGGCGGAAGCCCTGGTCCGGGAAGGCAATGAGGTCACGCTTTTCCTCGTGCAAAACGGTGTCCTGGCCGCTCGGCCCAGTGCTCGTTCGGATATGATCGCCCGGCTCGCTTCGGCCGGTGTGACCGTACTGGCCGATGACTTCTCGCTGCGGGAACGAGGAATCCGGACGGACCGTCTTGTCGCCGGCGTGCAACCGGCACCAATTGATGTCGTCATTGATCGTCTGGCCGAGGGGTGTAAGGCCCTCTGGCACTGA
- a CDS encoding peptidoglycan DD-metalloendopeptidase family protein, producing MRSENAFYTLIIATATSSRFYKIVIHYKHLYAAILVTLVSIGLLAGAGVWVVKNVATLIRFRRVQQENQTLKEHYRSLQSRVATLEAESAQLRQMAKALGLNLDDAATRGKQPAGAGGPVEVQSFAREIERVESEIKRLRRQLEQEAVRLATTPIGWPVEGPTTDRFGVRRNPFGEGYEFHSGLDLSASYGESVRATADGVVVYAAYRYGYGNLVVVDHGNGITTFYGHLSAIRVQVGESVRRGTVVGLAGSTGRSTGSHVHYEIRVDDRPVNPLTFSGNP from the coding sequence ATGCGGAGCGAGAACGCTTTTTATACCTTGATTATCGCCACCGCGACGAGTTCCCGCTTCTACAAGATCGTGATTCACTACAAGCACTTATATGCGGCCATTCTTGTGACGCTCGTTAGCATCGGACTCCTCGCGGGGGCAGGCGTGTGGGTGGTGAAGAACGTGGCGACTCTTATTCGGTTCCGGCGCGTACAACAGGAGAACCAAACATTGAAAGAACACTACCGAAGTCTTCAGTCGCGCGTGGCCACGTTGGAAGCCGAATCGGCACAGCTCCGCCAGATGGCGAAAGCTCTGGGATTGAACCTCGATGACGCAGCCACGCGGGGGAAGCAGCCGGCAGGAGCGGGAGGCCCGGTGGAGGTTCAATCCTTCGCCCGGGAGATTGAACGGGTCGAATCGGAGATTAAACGGCTTCGCCGTCAACTCGAACAGGAAGCCGTCCGCCTGGCCACGACGCCGATAGGCTGGCCGGTGGAAGGTCCGACGACCGATCGTTTTGGGGTTCGGCGCAATCCCTTCGGTGAGGGCTATGAGTTTCATTCCGGACTCGATCTCAGCGCCAGCTATGGTGAATCGGTCCGGGCCACCGCCGATGGTGTGGTCGTCTACGCGGCTTATCGCTACGGCTACGGCAACCTGGTCGTGGTGGATCATGGCAATGGAATCACGACCTTTTACGGTCACCTCTCCGCCATTCGCGTTCAGGTAGGAGAGTCCGTGCGCCGGGGCACGGTGGTTGGATTAGCGGGAAGTACAGGCCGTTCTACGGGCTCCCACGTCCATTACGAGATTCGCGTGGATGATCGTCCTGTTAACCCGCTTACGTTCTCCGGCAATCCATGA
- a CDS encoding DsrE family protein yields the protein MADKKTLTFAIMDAPYENARSTTALRLIDAALRRGYNVNVFAYEGAVYIPFAKQQPHANAVHGRTVEEEDHPNPKDWVAALYAEAARRGVTLDWVQCGLCVDERGAGDWIEGPRRGSPADFVKFVNESDNTLVIPTK from the coding sequence ATGGCTGACAAAAAGACATTGACCTTTGCCATCATGGATGCGCCCTATGAGAATGCTCGATCAACCACGGCGCTCCGCCTCATTGATGCGGCTCTTCGGCGGGGGTACAACGTCAATGTGTTTGCCTATGAGGGAGCCGTTTACATTCCCTTTGCCAAACAGCAACCCCATGCCAATGCGGTTCACGGTCGGACGGTCGAGGAGGAGGATCATCCGAACCCGAAGGACTGGGTCGCGGCGCTCTATGCCGAGGCCGCCCGCCGGGGAGTGACTCTAGATTGGGTGCAGTGCGGGCTCTGCGTTGACGAACGCGGAGCGGGAGACTGGATCGAAGGGCCTCGACGGGGGAGTCCCGCCGATTTCGTCAAGTTCGTCAACGAATCGGATAACACCCTGGTGATTCCAACCAAGTAG
- a CDS encoding ferredoxin family protein, with protein MYVIAEPCIGTKDTACVDVCPVDCIHPTKNESLYEVIEQLYIHPEECIDCGACVPACPVEAIFPEDELPEKWASFKEKNVDWYTLSAEEFQAKWGSPGRA; from the coding sequence ATGTACGTCATTGCCGAACCCTGCATCGGGACCAAAGATACCGCCTGTGTGGATGTCTGCCCGGTGGATTGCATCCACCCCACCAAGAACGAGTCCTTGTATGAGGTGATCGAGCAGTTGTACATCCACCCGGAAGAGTGCATTGACTGTGGAGCCTGCGTGCCGGCCTGCCCGGTGGAAGCCATCTTCCCCGAGGATGAACTGCCGGAGAAGTGGGCGAGCTTCAAGGAGAAAAACGTTGACTGGTACACACTCTCGGCCGAGGAGTTTCAGGCCAAATGGGGCTCGCCGGGACGAGCCTGA
- the secA gene encoding preprotein translocase subunit SecA: protein MFDRILAKIIGTANERYLKKLRPTIERINALESEVEKFTNEQLRAKTDEFKARLQDGETLDDLLPEAFAVVREASRRTTGMRHFDVQLIGGIVLHQGKIAEMKTGEGKTLVATLPVYLNGLTGKGVHVVTVNDYLAKRDTLWMGPIYHLLGLSVGVIQHEASFLYDPSYRNPDPRLARLRPCTRQEAYLADITYGTNNEFGFDYLRDNMKYDLSECVQRGHYYAIVDEVDSILIDEARTPLIISGPSEETVQKYYDADAVARRLTKGVDYDVDEKARTVALTEAGVEKAERMFGCGNLYAPENMDILHCLTQALVAHNLYKRDYHYIVKDGEVIIVDEFTGRQMPGRRWSDGLHQAIEAKEGVRIQAENQTLATITFQNYFRMYEKLAGMTGTAETEAEEFMKIYNLDVVVIPTHRPMIRTDYPDLVFRTAEEKWNAVVEAISDCYKRGQPVLVGTVSIENSEMLSKRLKKLGIPHNVLNAKPENAEREAEIVAQAGRKRAITIATNMAGRGTDILLGGNPEFLAKEFLKKAEINPEEATPEQWREAYEKAKRITEAEHQEVVSLGGLHILGTERHESRRIDNQLRGRSGRQGDPGSSRFYLSLEDDLMRIFAGDRVRAIMDRLGGWPYGEPIESKMVTRAIERAQKAVEAHNFSIRKHLLEYDDVMNKQRETIYGLRRQLLEETDQREYILSLAEDLLDDILDHYLNPDVSPQEWDYNGLKLELRHIYGFDIEAEVPDYTQLGRDELKEVIWPKLQARYEEKEILLGREALRYYERVIMLTIVDQQWKDHLLVLDHLKEGIGLRGYAQRDPLVEYKKEAFTLFEAMLDRIDRETIRFLWNLQVSAEAAPRERLERRRRPQRVQYVHTSASATAAARGEPERPKTIRHEGPRIGPNDPCPCGSGKKYKKCHGVG from the coding sequence ATGTTTGATCGAATTCTGGCAAAAATCATCGGAACAGCCAACGAGCGATACCTGAAGAAACTCCGGCCAACAATCGAGCGGATCAATGCGCTGGAGTCAGAGGTGGAGAAGTTCACCAATGAGCAACTGAGAGCCAAGACCGATGAGTTCAAAGCCCGTCTGCAGGATGGGGAGACGCTGGACGATTTGCTGCCCGAAGCGTTCGCCGTGGTGCGCGAAGCGTCGCGGCGGACGACGGGGATGCGTCACTTCGATGTCCAGCTCATCGGCGGAATCGTTCTCCACCAGGGAAAGATCGCCGAAATGAAGACCGGCGAGGGAAAGACGCTCGTGGCTACACTGCCGGTCTATCTCAACGGATTGACGGGAAAAGGCGTTCACGTCGTCACGGTCAACGACTACCTGGCCAAGCGGGATACGCTCTGGATGGGACCGATTTATCATCTGCTGGGGTTGAGCGTCGGAGTGATTCAGCACGAGGCATCGTTCCTCTACGATCCGAGCTATAGAAATCCCGATCCTCGACTGGCGCGCCTGCGTCCCTGCACGCGCCAGGAAGCGTATCTGGCCGACATCACCTATGGGACGAACAACGAATTTGGGTTCGACTACCTCCGCGACAACATGAAATACGACCTCAGCGAATGCGTCCAGCGAGGTCACTACTACGCGATCGTTGACGAGGTTGACTCCATCCTCATTGATGAAGCCCGGACGCCGCTCATCATCTCCGGTCCGTCGGAAGAGACCGTCCAAAAGTATTACGATGCCGACGCCGTGGCCCGTCGTCTCACCAAGGGCGTGGATTATGATGTAGATGAGAAAGCCCGAACGGTGGCCTTGACCGAAGCTGGCGTGGAGAAAGCCGAACGGATGTTCGGCTGCGGCAATCTCTACGCGCCGGAGAATATGGACATCCTCCACTGCCTGACGCAGGCGCTCGTGGCCCATAACCTCTACAAGCGCGATTATCATTACATCGTCAAAGACGGAGAGGTCATCATTGTGGATGAATTCACCGGTCGGCAGATGCCGGGCCGTCGGTGGTCGGATGGACTCCATCAAGCGATTGAAGCCAAGGAGGGCGTGCGCATCCAGGCCGAGAACCAGACGCTGGCCACGATTACTTTCCAGAACTACTTCCGCATGTACGAGAAGCTCGCCGGTATGACGGGAACGGCCGAGACGGAGGCGGAAGAGTTCATGAAGATCTACAATCTCGACGTGGTGGTGATCCCCACGCACCGGCCCATGATCCGCACCGACTATCCCGACCTCGTTTTCCGCACGGCGGAGGAGAAGTGGAATGCGGTGGTAGAAGCCATCAGCGATTGTTACAAGCGGGGACAGCCGGTGCTGGTGGGAACCGTCTCCATCGAGAACTCGGAGATGCTCTCCAAGCGGCTGAAGAAGCTGGGCATTCCTCACAACGTGCTCAACGCCAAGCCGGAGAACGCCGAACGCGAGGCCGAGATCGTCGCCCAGGCCGGACGCAAGCGAGCGATTACGATCGCCACCAATATGGCCGGTCGAGGAACGGATATTCTGCTCGGAGGCAATCCCGAATTCCTGGCCAAAGAATTCCTCAAAAAAGCCGAGATTAATCCCGAAGAGGCAACGCCCGAACAATGGCGCGAAGCCTATGAGAAAGCCAAGCGCATCACCGAGGCCGAGCATCAAGAGGTCGTCAGTCTCGGTGGGTTACACATTCTCGGCACCGAGCGTCACGAATCCCGCCGCATTGATAATCAGCTTCGCGGACGCTCGGGACGGCAGGGAGATCCGGGTTCCTCGCGGTTTTACCTCTCGCTGGAAGATGATCTCATGCGAATTTTCGCCGGCGATCGCGTGCGGGCCATCATGGATCGTCTCGGCGGATGGCCCTACGGCGAGCCCATCGAATCGAAGATGGTGACGCGAGCCATCGAGCGGGCGCAGAAAGCGGTCGAGGCCCACAACTTTTCCATCCGCAAGCACCTGCTCGAATACGACGATGTGATGAACAAGCAGCGCGAGACCATCTACGGGTTGCGCCGCCAGTTGCTCGAAGAGACCGATCAGCGCGAGTACATTCTGAGCCTGGCCGAAGACCTGCTGGACGACATCCTCGATCACTATCTCAATCCCGATGTCAGCCCACAGGAGTGGGACTATAACGGACTGAAACTGGAGTTGCGCCACATCTACGGCTTCGATATCGAGGCCGAGGTGCCGGACTATACCCAGCTCGGTCGGGATGAACTCAAGGAAGTCATCTGGCCCAAACTCCAGGCCCGGTACGAAGAGAAAGAAATTCTGCTCGGTCGAGAGGCGCTCCGGTACTATGAGCGGGTGATCATGCTCACGATCGTTGATCAGCAGTGGAAGGATCATCTGCTCGTGCTGGATCATCTCAAGGAAGGGATCGGGCTGCGCGGCTATGCTCAGCGGGATCCGCTCGTCGAATACAAGAAGGAAGCGTTCACTCTGTTCGAGGCTATGCTCGATCGCATTGATCGAGAGACGATCCGCTTCCTCTGGAACCTCCAGGTGAGCGCCGAGGCCGCTCCCCGCGAGCGATTGGAGCGCCGTCGCCGACCACAACGCGTCCAATATGTGCACACCAGCGCGAGCGCCACGGCCGCTGCTCGAGGTGAACCGGAACGCCCCAAAACGATTCGCCACGAAGGCCCGCGCATCGGCCCCAACGATCCTTGCCCCTGTGGCAGCGGCAAAAAGTACAAGAAATGCCACGGCGTCGGATGA
- a CDS encoding DUF971 domain-containing protein produces MTEGHMVGAPARSEPREIKKLGRSQLAITWSDDHTSTYAAQYLRQHCQCALCVDEWSGQPRLDPDSVPPDLAIVSVELVGRYALHFSWSDGHDTGIYPFTRLRELCPCPQCSASVKA; encoded by the coding sequence TTGACCGAGGGACATATGGTCGGTGCTCCCGCTCGCTCCGAACCCCGTGAGATCAAAAAGCTCGGTCGCTCGCAGCTCGCCATCACCTGGAGCGATGACCACACAAGCACCTATGCGGCGCAGTACCTCCGTCAGCACTGCCAGTGCGCCCTCTGCGTGGACGAATGGAGCGGACAGCCCCGACTCGATCCCGACTCGGTCCCCCCGGATCTGGCGATTGTCAGCGTCGAATTGGTCGGGCGCTATGCCTTGCATTTTTCCTGGAGCGATGGTCATGACACGGGAATCTATCCCTTCACCCGGTTGCGAGAGCTTTGTCCCTGCCCGCAATGCTCGGCTTCGGTGAAGGCCTAA
- the corA gene encoding magnesium/cobalt transporter CorA, with the protein MPSKLATKRSAKVGLPPGTLVYIGEPRREPISLSLIAYDATRYEEKEITSPAEIPSPLDESAVTWINVEGLHEVDLIRQIGDAFGLHPLVQEDILNTDQRPKVEEYDDALYIVLKMLSFDEKEGIVREQVSIILGRHYVLSFQEGRIGDVFEPVRERLRTGKGRIRHLGADFLAYSLLDAVVDAYFIILERIGDQIELLQEEVVTDPTPRTLQTIHALKNQMILLRRSVWPLREVIGGLQRGESTLFGEATRLYLRDVYDHTVQVIETVETFRDMLAGILDSYLSSLSTRLNQIMKVLTIIATVFMPLTFIVGIYGMNFRYMPELEWRWGYAAVWGVLLLVGLSMLIVFKRKKWL; encoded by the coding sequence ATGCCATCAAAACTGGCGACGAAACGATCCGCTAAAGTCGGTCTGCCGCCGGGAACACTCGTCTACATCGGCGAGCCGCGTCGGGAGCCGATCTCCCTCTCCCTCATCGCCTACGACGCGACGCGGTACGAGGAGAAAGAGATCACCTCGCCGGCGGAAATCCCCTCGCCCCTCGATGAATCGGCGGTGACATGGATCAACGTCGAGGGGCTCCACGAGGTTGATCTCATCCGGCAGATCGGTGATGCTTTCGGCCTGCATCCGCTCGTTCAGGAAGACATCCTCAACACCGATCAACGTCCCAAGGTTGAGGAGTACGACGACGCGCTTTACATCGTCTTGAAGATGCTCTCCTTCGATGAAAAGGAGGGAATCGTCCGGGAGCAAGTGAGCATCATCCTGGGCCGCCACTATGTCCTTTCATTTCAGGAGGGGCGTATCGGCGATGTCTTTGAACCCGTGCGCGAACGATTGCGCACGGGCAAAGGGCGCATCCGCCATCTGGGAGCCGATTTCCTCGCTTACTCGCTCCTGGATGCTGTGGTGGATGCCTACTTCATCATTTTGGAAAGGATCGGAGATCAGATCGAACTCCTGCAAGAAGAAGTTGTGACCGATCCGACCCCCCGCACGCTTCAGACGATTCATGCGCTCAAGAACCAGATGATTCTTCTGCGGCGCTCGGTGTGGCCGCTGCGGGAGGTCATCGGAGGGCTCCAGCGAGGAGAATCCACACTTTTCGGCGAGGCCACTCGACTCTATCTGCGCGATGTTTATGATCACACCGTTCAGGTCATCGAGACGGTCGAGACCTTTCGCGACATGCTGGCCGGTATTCTCGACAGCTACCTCTCGTCTCTCAGCACGCGCCTCAACCAGATCATGAAGGTGCTGACGATCATCGCGACGGTTTTTATGCCGCTGACGTTCATCGTGGGAATCTACGGAATGAACTTCCGCTATATGCCTGAACTGGAATGGCGTTGGGGATATGCCGCCGTGTGGGGGGTCCTGTTGCTGGTGGGGCTCTCGATGCTCATCGTGTTCAAGCGAAAGAAATGGCTCTGA
- a CDS encoding nuclear transport factor 2 family protein: MRIVCGIVILLGLVGTAAAAEAFGQRQRPRPPRPVQPAPESPVEAVKKVIEQFRRAWEAGDSAGLRQVCAADVVVIGSGRRDQGIDAVIESVTVNAKNFPRMEWQLGDISPRVIGQVALAHGETRLLQMTAHGTRLEYVGFVSFALERQRTGWKVALADFNLRPIQATTSEPNRPRTSSLEGAWLLESVRNLTTGHTLSRVAMMLFTPSRFSLVVFAPGRRLPRGKPLADYSKKELLELVRGLEATTGSYQREGNTLHILPTFAFLPEAIGVTLTFENVKLVADRLSYEVTTPDGRLEYVWRRLE, encoded by the coding sequence ATGAGAATCGTCTGTGGAATCGTAATTCTTCTTGGTCTGGTAGGGACAGCGGCTGCGGCGGAAGCTTTCGGACAGCGGCAGCGTCCCCGACCACCCCGACCGGTGCAGCCCGCGCCGGAATCTCCGGTGGAAGCCGTCAAAAAAGTCATCGAGCAGTTTCGTCGCGCCTGGGAAGCCGGCGATAGTGCGGGGCTTCGTCAGGTGTGCGCTGCCGACGTTGTGGTCATCGGTTCGGGCCGACGCGATCAAGGAATTGATGCCGTCATCGAGAGTGTGACCGTGAATGCGAAGAACTTCCCCCGCATGGAATGGCAGCTTGGAGACATCTCCCCGCGCGTCATCGGTCAGGTCGCCCTGGCTCATGGTGAGACGCGGCTGTTGCAGATGACAGCACATGGGACTCGTCTGGAATATGTCGGGTTCGTTTCGTTCGCTCTGGAGCGACAGCGGACGGGATGGAAAGTGGCACTGGCCGATTTCAATCTTCGCCCGATTCAAGCGACGACGTCCGAGCCCAATCGCCCCCGCACGTCGTCGCTTGAAGGAGCGTGGCTGCTGGAATCCGTGAGGAATCTGACGACGGGGCACACTCTCAGCCGGGTGGCGATGATGCTTTTCACCCCTTCGCGATTCTCTCTCGTTGTCTTTGCCCCGGGTCGTCGTCTCCCCCGAGGGAAGCCGCTCGCGGACTATTCCAAGAAGGAATTGCTGGAACTCGTACGAGGACTCGAAGCCACCACCGGATCATACCAGAGGGAGGGGAACACGCTCCACATCCTCCCCACATTTGCCTTTCTTCCCGAAGCCATCGGTGTGACCTTGACCTTCGAAAACGTGAAACTCGTGGCCGACCGTCTGAGTTATGAGGTCACAACGCCTGACGGGCGGCTGGAGTATGTCTGGCGGCGGCTGGAGTGA
- a CDS encoding EutN/CcmL family microcompartment protein → MQLAKVIGRVVCTAKNETLTGLKMLVIQPITVDAVPVGKPLIALDAVGAGAGEIVFWCRGRESSFPFLPREVPTDCTIVAIVDTIHVEPRA, encoded by the coding sequence ATGCAACTGGCGAAAGTCATCGGGCGCGTGGTCTGTACGGCCAAAAATGAGACCCTCACCGGATTGAAGATGCTGGTGATTCAACCCATTACGGTGGACGCCGTCCCGGTGGGGAAACCGCTGATCGCACTCGATGCCGTCGGGGCCGGAGCCGGAGAAATCGTCTTTTGGTGTCGCGGGCGGGAATCCTCCTTTCCTTTTCTGCCGCGCGAAGTCCCCACCGACTGCACCATCGTGGCGATTGTTGATACTATCCACGTCGAGCCTCGCGCCTGA
- a CDS encoding ornithine cyclodeaminase family protein has protein sequence MRVLVLNQSEIYELLPMEECIEVMAEALASLARGEALNPLRRALILPEERGLLATMPAYWGTGPALGVKVISIFPGNEGSAFDTHQGAVLLFDVERGHLRAVMDAAAITALRTAATSGVATRLLAREDAGDLALLGSGVQARTHLQAMQRVRRIRRVRVWSRQFPHAQAFAERYSHGEILIEPVPTAREAVVGADLICTVTAAREPVLSGEWLSPGAHINAVGSSTPSARELDTAAVVASRLFVDRRESALHEAGDFLIPKAEGAIGDDHIRGEIGDLLLGRVAGRTSPTDITLFKSLGLAIEDVAAACVLYRKAQERGVGQWITLDAVRK, from the coding sequence ATGAGAGTTCTTGTTCTCAACCAGTCCGAAATCTATGAGCTTCTGCCGATGGAGGAGTGCATCGAGGTGATGGCTGAGGCGTTGGCTTCTCTGGCGCGAGGAGAGGCTCTTAATCCCCTTCGTCGTGCTCTGATATTGCCTGAGGAGAGGGGTCTTCTGGCCACGATGCCGGCGTATTGGGGAACCGGTCCGGCGCTGGGCGTCAAAGTGATCAGTATCTTCCCCGGCAATGAAGGGAGCGCGTTTGATACGCATCAGGGAGCTGTCTTGCTCTTTGATGTCGAGCGGGGGCATCTTCGGGCGGTCATGGATGCGGCGGCGATTACGGCCCTTCGCACGGCGGCCACAAGTGGCGTCGCAACGCGACTGCTGGCCCGTGAGGATGCCGGTGATCTGGCGCTTCTCGGTTCAGGAGTGCAGGCGCGGACGCATCTCCAGGCCATGCAACGGGTGCGCCGGATTCGGCGAGTGCGCGTGTGGAGTCGGCAGTTCCCTCACGCTCAGGCGTTTGCCGAGCGTTACAGTCACGGGGAGATCCTCATTGAGCCGGTGCCAACGGCGCGCGAGGCCGTCGTCGGAGCGGACCTCATCTGCACGGTGACGGCAGCGCGCGAGCCGGTGCTGTCTGGAGAATGGCTCTCGCCGGGAGCACATATTAACGCCGTCGGCTCAAGCACGCCCTCGGCCCGCGAACTGGATACGGCAGCAGTGGTCGCCTCTCGGCTCTTCGTTGATCGGCGGGAGTCGGCACTCCATGAGGCGGGCGACTTCTTGATCCCCAAAGCCGAAGGAGCCATCGGCGATGACCATATTCGGGGAGAAATCGGTGATCTTCTCCTCGGTCGCGTGGCGGGACGAACCTCGCCAACAGACATCACGCTTTTCAAATCTCTCGGTCTGGCCATCGAGGATGTCGCCGCCGCTTGTGTCCTTTATCGCAAGGCCCAGGAGCGCGGAGTCGGTCAGTGGATCACACTGGATGCGGTTCGCAAGTGA
- a CDS encoding dienelactone hydrolase family protein produces MKGQMVEFTANGTKASGYLSATGTGPGVVVIQEWWGLVDHIKDVCDRFAAAGYVALAPDLYHGVQTTSPDEAGKLMMALRIDEAEKELRGAIQYLLDHPSVQPKKVGTIGFCMGGALSLYAACENPQVSACVVFYGGHPNVKPQLEKLTAPLLGIYAERDGFVTPESVRQLEATLQRLGKQAEIHIYPGVDHAFFNDTRPQVYNKSAAEDAWRRTLEFFARHLRA; encoded by the coding sequence ATGAAGGGACAGATGGTTGAGTTCACGGCCAATGGGACAAAAGCTTCGGGGTATCTCTCAGCGACCGGCACGGGACCGGGAGTCGTTGTCATTCAAGAGTGGTGGGGGTTGGTTGATCACATCAAAGATGTCTGTGATCGTTTTGCTGCCGCCGGATATGTCGCGCTCGCTCCCGATCTCTATCATGGCGTCCAGACGACTTCTCCTGACGAAGCGGGGAAGCTCATGATGGCGCTGCGAATTGACGAGGCGGAGAAGGAGTTGCGGGGGGCGATCCAGTATTTGCTCGATCACCCCTCGGTCCAGCCCAAGAAGGTGGGGACAATCGGCTTCTGCATGGGTGGAGCCCTCTCGCTTTATGCGGCCTGCGAGAATCCCCAGGTGAGTGCCTGCGTCGTCTTTTACGGGGGGCATCCGAATGTGAAACCCCAGCTGGAGAAGTTAACGGCTCCGCTTCTTGGCATCTATGCCGAGCGCGATGGATTCGTCACACCGGAATCGGTGCGTCAGCTCGAAGCCACTCTCCAACGCCTCGGCAAACAGGCGGAGATTCACATTTATCCCGGAGTGGATCACGCCTTCTTCAATGACACGCGCCCGCAAGTTTACAACAAATCAGCTGCTGAGGATGCGTGGCGGCGCACGCTGGAGTTCTTTGCCCGACATCTCCGGGCCTAG
- a CDS encoding DsrE family protein yields the protein MSKKVLSIVETAYRATLEEQDDTIIWLTHAMKGAGADIDILLRGNAVNYAVKGQDASGLAFGEKRQTQPPRLDEDVAKLVGKGTRVYLVREDLAERGISAEELIGGVEMVSRKELPKLFAGYDQVWHW from the coding sequence ATGAGCAAGAAAGTGCTATCTATCGTCGAGACTGCCTATCGAGCGACGCTCGAAGAACAGGATGACACCATCATCTGGCTTACCCATGCGATGAAGGGAGCGGGGGCGGACATTGATATTCTGCTGCGCGGAAATGCGGTCAACTACGCCGTGAAGGGGCAGGATGCGTCGGGGCTCGCCTTTGGCGAGAAGCGACAAACGCAGCCACCTCGCCTGGACGAAGATGTCGCCAAGCTCGTCGGCAAGGGAACGAGAGTTTACCTGGTCCGGGAGGATCTGGCTGAGCGCGGCATCAGTGCGGAGGAACTCATCGGCGGAGTGGAGATGGTGAGCCGGAAGGAACTGCCCAAGCTCTTCGCCGGATACGACCAGGTGTGGCACTGGTAG
- the apbC gene encoding iron-sulfur cluster carrier protein ApbC yields the protein MSGKKVTESDVLAALRQVKDPDLHKDIVTLGFVKNLTIDGSTVRFDINLTTPACPVRERLREEAREAVRRLDGVSDVHVTLTAEVHPHTGLDKTALSGVRNIVAIGSGKGGVGKSTVATNVAVGLAMAGARVGLLDADIYGPTIPIMLGLRRDVQVKDNRIIPLEQHGVRFVSMGLFVPGDKPLIWRGPMAHKALQQCLFDVAWGDLDYLIADLPPGTGDVHLTLAQSVPVTGAVIVSTPQDVGLTISMKTLRMFEQTHIPILGIIENMSYYICSHCGAREDIFGHGGARAASEALGIPFLGEIPLDVKIRLHADQGTPIVLAEPDSPSGRAYREIAERLAAQISIQNYRAAPLQIVEIPV from the coding sequence ATGAGCGGGAAAAAAGTGACCGAGAGCGATGTCCTCGCAGCTTTGCGCCAGGTTAAAGACCCTGACCTGCACAAGGACATCGTGACGCTCGGCTTCGTCAAAAATCTCACGATTGATGGTTCAACCGTCCGGTTCGACATCAATCTGACGACACCGGCATGTCCCGTGCGCGAGAGGCTGCGCGAGGAGGCCCGCGAAGCCGTGCGCCGTCTGGACGGCGTCAGCGACGTTCATGTCACTCTGACGGCGGAGGTGCATCCCCACACCGGGTTAGATAAAACGGCTCTATCCGGTGTCCGCAACATCGTGGCCATCGGTAGCGGCAAAGGCGGCGTGGGGAAATCCACCGTGGCGACGAATGTCGCCGTGGGCCTGGCCATGGCCGGGGCGCGCGTGGGATTGTTGGATGCCGACATCTACGGCCCGACGATCCCCATCATGCTGGGACTCCGCCGGGACGTTCAGGTGAAGGACAATCGCATCATCCCGCTGGAGCAGCATGGCGTTCGGTTCGTCTCGATGGGATTGTTTGTTCCCGGCGATAAGCCTCTGATCTGGCGGGGGCCGATGGCGCATAAGGCGCTGCAACAATGCCTCTTCGATGTGGCCTGGGGCGACCTCGATTACCTGATCGCCGATTTGCCTCCGGGAACAGGCGATGTCCACCTCACTCTGGCGCAGTCGGTGCCGGTGACCGGTGCCGTCATCGTCTCGACGCCGCAGGACGTGGGATTAACGATCTCGATGAAGACGCTGCGCATGTTCGAGCAGACCCACATTCCCATTCTCGGCATCATCGAGAACATGAGCTACTACATCTGCTCGCACTGTGGAGCCCGCGAGGATATCTTCGGACATGGAGGGGCTCGCGCGGCCAGTGAAGCCCTGGGCATCCCCTTTCTCGGCGAGATTCCCCTCGATGTGAAGATCCGCCTGCACGCCGATCAAGGCACGCCGATCGTCCTCGCCGAACCGGACTCTCCGTCGGGTCGGGCGTACCGAGAGATTGCTGAGCGGCTGGCGGCTCAGATCAGTATTCAGAACTATCGAGCAGCTCCGCTGCAGATCGTCGAAATTCCCGTTTGA